The DNA segment TTCAGAAAGAATCCCTCAAAAGAACAGATGCTCAGATGCGTAAAATAGCCGCAAAAAGTTAGTGTTAACAGATTCATTTGGAGTGCCAGGTTGACAAAATGGCGCAGGCACCATGTCACAAGTTCTTCATTCCTGCTAACTCCATCTGTGTTTTCACCAAGAGAATTGGAAGATATCCTACCCTCCTTTCAAGAGATGATACACATATCAGGTGTGTATTTTCCATATGCCTAACCCATAACCCAGTCGAATCAGAATAAGCTCAAAAAGCATGTGAATGATACTAGTCAAGCGCACTTTGGATCCTGGAATCTCAGACCAGTTAACAGAGACCTCAATCATTGGTATGCTGAGATGCTTGCATAAGTAGACCAGCTCAACATCAAAGCACCACCTGCATGAGATGAAAATGCATTTCATACAAATACCATATACTCTCTTAGTACACTGCTCAACTGAATGAAATTTATCAATTTCATGAAGTAAGAAGGGCAAACAAACTCAAACAGTATATAATATGATGAATCACCAAATAATAGAAAAATGAAAGTTTCATCATAACAACTATGAGATAGTTAGATCAAAGGTTGTCATTTCATGGCATAGGAGCATATGCCGATACCTATATGCCACCGTAGACTGTCATGCCATAGCTGTGTAAGGCACTTGCCCTGGACGACTGGCAAAACATTCCATGCTAATAAGCATCAAACATAACTCTAAAGAATTCAGTAAGGCAGAAATAGATTTTCAGATTGACTCAGCCAACATATCCCTCTAATGGCTTCATTCATGCCATGCCTTGTAATCTAAAATAAAGAGCCATATAAATATAAACTCGATCTAGAACATTTGGGAAACCTGGAAACCAAAATAGATGCAAGTTGATAGAACTCAGCACAGTCAGAAGTTCTCTTGTTATTTGTCCAGGTTGCTCAATCACCAGAAACCCCTAGGTTATAGAGACCATGGTGATTAAGTCATCAATATCAAGTACATACTGAACAAGGTTATATCCCGAGTTATCTTATCGAGAAAAATGATTATACACAATTGAATGCTTAGCAATCACTTCCAAGATGAAACTGATCAAAATATTTGTGAACTCCCAAAGACATTTTAAGCAATGAGTTTCCTCTGTAATATGATTGTAAAGCCGGATTGGACAATCACGGACATAGTACTGCTATAATCCAGTTTAAATGTTTAACCAACAAAAGCAGACATGGACACCATGCCTGTTGGTGATCAGTATACTTCTCATAACTTCAGGGTTATACTGTTATCTAACTTCTGATTGATTTTCACCGCTCTTCTAATCCTTTATGGGTTTTGAATTCTCGTCCAATTAGCAAAAATTTGGTATATGTTATCTGCAGCTCAATGCTACCAACTTTTCAAGAAAAAAGAACCGCATTAAAAAAAGTGTACAGAATATCAACAAAAGCAAGAACACTTCTAGGAATTAAGTACCTTTTTAGCCTCATATTTGTGAACAATCTCCTGGCAGCAGTTCGTGTGAACATCTTAAAGCCACACTGCAACAGACATGAGGATCTAAGTAAAATAGGAAAGACCACTAACAAAATTTTCTCACGTTTATAGAAGGGTCCACAATGTCAGCAGTCATAGCATTAACATCATTTTAGGCAGAAAATCCTTTTGTGTGTTGAGGTTGATGTAAAGAAAAGTACCTGAGTATCACGGATTCCAGGACCGGCAGTCAACAGAACAACTAGATGGAAGCCCTTCATGAGAAGATTCCTGTACCACTTCCTCTAGAACAATATAGAACAGCtgaggaaaagaaaaggaaaggttAACAAAAAATTAAGAGGAAAAGGAAATGAACCGTGGCAAGAGCCTGTTTCTCCAGATGAGCGCGAGAACCAAATGCAGCAACTTCAATATCAGATAACTTCAAACTCTGATCATCGGGATTCAATTCTTTAACCTTCTCGGCTAATGTGCAAATCTAACAGTAAAAATAAAAGCTGTCATCATTCCCATGGTAAGTGAAAACATCATCCAGTGATGATACTTCACCCTAGTGCTTAGACAACCTGACATTCGAGCTTTTCCAGGTCAGTTATTTTGGTTGCTCCATCAGCATCAAGCATAAGGAGTAATTCACCACGTGAATGTAGCATTCCCTGTTTAACAATGCTTTCACAGAGTTGTGAAGCAGCAACTGGTCAGTGTTGAAAAAGGTACAACAACTTAGCTACCTAGCATCACAAATGATTATCACAAAATGCTCAAACATCATGAATTATATATCCATGACTACAAGTACAATACTAGAAGTCAAAAACAAAATTGTTCACTACCATGAGCAAAAGAGACAAGCAGGACATATATGACTCACCTTTCTTATAGCTTCACCTTTTCCATGATTTCTCCCAAGAATTAAAACCCTTACATTTTCAATCTTGTATTTCCTAACAAAATCAAAAGCTACATTTGATGTCCGATCACTGCTCCCATCATCAACAATCAACACCTGTGAAGAAGCAGATTCAAGGAAACAGAATCGATGAACCCATCATCCTTTTTCAGAAAAGCCGTTCAAGTGACTTATGAGAAGTGAAGAGTGACTAAAAGTAATAGGGTGATGCATAAGACAGCCTAGGAACAGAAGATACAGATATTATCACCGATATAGTACTCTGATCATGCGAAGTTGAGTAATTACTTTAGCATTGCTCTTCATGCAACACATGCCATCAcaaggaacaaaaaaataaaatatcacctTGACACACTGATCAAACTATGTTATACAATTTAACTTAGCACAACCGATAAGAGCATATCTTCGGCATTGCATTTGTTTTTTCAAAACAAGGAAGCATAAGCACTTCACTATGGTGCATCTCTTGAACTTAATCTTTGCTAAAACTGATCCaaaaccaacttaatcattgcatTCTATCCTGTTATTCTTTTTCCAGTAACCTTATTCATTCTTTTTCTCCTTCCTTAATTAATTAAGTGTATATTGTCCACATCTGACAAATGGCTGCGCAAGCAACAGTTGAGATTACTTCTAAAAGTTCTATCCCTTTGGGATGCTTTCTACATAAAAATACGTTGCTTTTGAGGGGTTAACATGTCAGCTACAATGGTATTGTTTAATGTTCTAAGCTCAAGGTGCAACTTCAGTATCCAAATATCTGCTTTAAATTCTGCTTTACAGGACCATCACAGCCTCTAATCGAAAATGTTTGTGGTTGCCATGCAGCTACCTCTAAATTAATGGTATCCCAAGATTATTACCTGATCTATCAACAAAGAAAAGTAAACATGAAGAACGTAACTATTCTGCAAAAATGTTTAGATATAATTATTAGCTTCTCAATATTCCATGGTGCTGCTATTCTAGGTAGACAATTAGACATTTTTTAGTGATGAAGGTTACTTTATGTTATATGGTCAAGTGCTAGATAAATCTACCATGAAGTTGATTTGAGATTAAGAAGATTAACAGGGTCTAAAGTCTTACCATGCAAGATTAGAAAATCTACCGGCTTCTGTAAAATAGCAAACTACAGCATGCATTCCAAAAATAAAAGATGTGACTATAATGAAATCCCCTTCCCCCTTTCCATAACCAGTCAAacgttaaaattattaaaatcattGCTTGTTTCCCTGGATGAATGTTTGCTAAAATAAATGATATAAACAAGGCATAGTTCTTGGTACTGGAAAAGTTTTGGCTTAGCCAGCGATATGTAATTCTACAAAATGCAAATCCCAGAAAGAAAGATTAATAAGATGAAACTTATAAGAGTATATGTTCCCAACATATCAATTAAtggtatacaacaacaacaataaggctgtaagtcccaactatttaaggTTGGCATATCAATTAGTGGTATATTTAGGGAAAATGTTAGTGGCATATAGATATCAAGATCACTGACTGTGAAGCAAATGAGACGACAGAACCATTATTGTCCTTTTGCATACCTCATACGAAAAGGACTTGTCTGAGGCTGAACGTTTTTGGAGATAGCTACAAAACAGTTATAGAAGTACATAAGCAGCAAAATTATCAGAGGTAGATGACATTATTTAACCAAAGAATCATTGAAAACCAAGCTTTAATGATGATCTCATAAGGTCCTTTGCTGGAAGTGTTGTTTCAATATATTACCATAACGATTAACATGATATTTCCATTGAATTAATGAAAAATTGTGTAACTGATGAAGATTTAGAAAATTTTCAGCAGCTTAGCCAATGTGCACTGAACAAGACATTCGTCCACTTACTTAATGGTCTCAGCGAAAGCTCCAGGAAGCCTATGCTCCTCGTTGAATGCAGGAATAATCAGAGATATGTACTTTTCAGCTTGATCAAATACAGAGGGACAACGGACCTGCCATAGACAATTGAAGGTTAGGATTTCTGTAGAACTATTTGAAGCAGCCATCATAAGATACCAATAGTAACAATGAGGTCCCCAACTGGAAGTTAGCAGATCATCTGGAGATTACTATTTTCCGTAGCAAAGTAATACTCCCTAGATAGGAAAAATTCATCATCGATAACTATACATCAAGACATATGAAACAATAGGAAAATTTGAAGCTGTGTGGTTGGTAAAACTAAGGCCACAAGCCAACAACATCGTAAAATATCACAATTATCACAGATATATTTCTTATATCAACCTTGTGCTCATTTTATCATTTTCCTCATTTAACTCTCTGTGTTTCCAGTCAAACTTTACAAATAAATTTCATGCATATTCATGCACTTTTAACAAATTATCAAGGATTAATAACAGATATAAGCAAATAACCATATTTATGTGTTCAGTAACTCGCAACATCTTGTTTCCcttgttcttttcctttttctgctTATTGTCTCTCTTCTTCAGCATACATGCCATCAAAGTGTAATGCTTCCATTTAATTATTACCCTTCCATGTTGCAAATTCAAATGTATAACAAGAACAATACGGTGACAAAGAAATAGTCAGTCAATGTAAAAATTGAAATGAAACTAGAAACccatattcaaaatatagcaggtAGTTCTGCAAGCAGTCAGCTAAAAAACTAGACAGTACAAAGCCAAGGTGACAAAGTTTGATGGTATAGCAAAGCTTCATTGTAACAACACAATAAAACAAGACACCATGTTCTCAGGAAAGGAAGCACTTTGAAATGTTATCAAATACTGAGAAACACATGACAAGCTACACAGTGCCAAATTAAAGCAGTTAAGAAACTTATGAATAATCTCATGATGCAATTCCATGTGCAGGGAAcacattttttttaatcaatcaaTTGTTCTTGACATCATCTTTCTTACACTTCAAAGGAACTAATTGACTTATTGGTCACTAAAAACGCAAGAGGAAAGCACGTTCCAGCTAACTAACAAAAATAAAAGGATTGACAGACAAATCAGAGATttttcattcaagctagcaataggCCTGAAACATCATTCTCGAATTTCTATGACATAATATCATACTACAATGTTGCGCCATAGACAATGCTGCATGTACCCACTCGATCAGATATACCGACACAAAACGTATTCGAACCAACAACCACAAAGTTCAACTAAGTGCAAATTCTATATGAATCTTCCTCGTCTAATTCTGTGTGACTAACTTCATTGTGTGATGATGATATCGTGACGAATAATCCAATATTTCTCAGTGTCAAGTAGTTAATGCATCTAGAATCCCTGATGTCTAAGTGGAAATTTCAGGTACAAATTCAAGAAAGATAACGGTCATTGACGCTAATACCTTCTTCAGGGAGTTCGGATCTTCGAAGAAATCATCCGAAGAAGCGGTTCTTTCAAGTCTGGAAAAAGGAAACCGAAATTAAACAGCCGCGCTAAGTAGAAAGAAACATCGAAAGAAAAGACGAGGACTGTCGAGATTGGGAAAGGGCGGATTACGAATGTTTGCAACCGATCCTTCTCATGTGCTCGAGGAAGAAAGCGGCGACGCCAAACACTGCGACCAGCACCTGCGATCGCACTAGGTCGTAAGGGGAGATCCATGTAAAGCAACAAATCCGGAGGGTATTAGGGTTTGGAAGTGGAAACGAGAGAAGGgacggagagggagagggagagggagagggagagggagaggagacgaaccagagaaaagaggaggagatACGGATCGAAGAGAGTCCACGGCGTTCCCATCGCCCGCCGTCGCCGCGAAGTCGTTGGAAATGGGGGCAGCGAATCGTAGAGCTGTAACAATAAAGACTGGTGCGGGTTTGACTTCAAATTgtaatttttttgtttctatGACTCAAAATTGTTATTAGACTCGAAATTTGATCcgcaacaaaaaataaaaaaacccctcattttgaactttttcgaaaaaTATCTCATTTTTTGTTTTTTCCCGATATTTTATTTTCCTTAGTCTTAAAATTACTTTTGACAAAATATTTAAGTGCTTTTATATAAATACTGTATGTAACTTGACAAGTCCTTTTATCATGTTTTTGTAGGTGTGAGAAAAATATTGTAGCCCTaacatgttttaaaaatatatatttaaaaaattaatttttttaatgaaattttaatAAACATGATAagattattaaaattataatatatttaaaattttaattttttataaaaaaattaataaatatgataagattattaaaatatttttagttaaagtaaaaaaataattagattggtataatcatattcaaaaacagatttggtttaacaccaaaattcaaaaaaataaaactgtCAGTTGTTAGTAaggatatttttatcatttttaaaaatatatattttagatattttaaaataaatgattcaacgtttttttagatatttttagatatttcagAGGTAAATAAATCCCCATTgctgaggttttttttttttcttaattaccCAAAGTTTAAAGCGGGTGAAATAACAATGACTCAGTTACTAATTTAAAGCGGGTACGGGTATATGATCTATGCCCGACCCGTTTTTAGAGCGTCCGTTATATGGGGGTATTCATGGTTACCAATTTAAAGCGGGTACGGGTGTACGAGCAATGTTCGATCCGTTTTTAGACCAAACGGTCGCTCGCTCGACTAGGGTTTTTCTCGCCAAGCTCCCGTCCGTCGGCCCCTAAGCCTCTGGAGTGAGGGCTGGAAGAAGAGGCGACGCGCAGCGATGGACAAGAGCATGCTCGGAGATCTCGAGTCTCTCCCTGAGGAGGACAAGATCAGGATGTCCGCCATGATAGATCAGCTCCAGATTCGGGACAGGTCTTTCCAACTCCGCTTTCACCATCAGATATTTGCTTCTTCGTCCTTTGTTTATTTTCGGTCTTTTTTGGACGCGTCGAGTGTTCTTAACGTCAGGcaatttatcggatgatcgataaTATCCAACGAATCATTAGTTCAGTTACTTGATTATTAGATCTGCTGCAAACCGAGTTAAAGAGGCAAATGAAGAGCACAGTTAAAGACCCTTGTTTCTGTTAATTTGCTGCTGCTTCATGATTGTCTGCCTCACGATGTTGCTAGAATATGGTAAAAAGTGTATGGTGACATTACCAAGCAAAAGAAACAATTTTGTTACATGGATATATTTGGTGAAAAGAGGAACCAACAAAGTTTTATTTACTGGCTATTGTGATTTCCTATGCGAATGTGATATTGTCAGATGCAGCAAACATAGTAAGGCATTTATTTGGGTTGTTGTAGAACGAATCaaggaaaagaaacaaatttgtcaggtggatatatttgatgaaaagaGGAACCAACAAAGTTTTATTTGCTGGCTATTGTGATTTCCTATGCGAATGTGATATTGTCAGATGCAGCAAACATAGTAAGGCATTTATTTGGGTTGTTGTAGTAGGAATCAAGAAGCCttggtttttgtttttctttgtacTGTGTCTTCCTAGAACATAAAAGAGCAAGTCTGATGGAGAAGGCTTGTGCTGATGCAAGGTCTAGTGCACACAGAGAGGCATAGGTTACATAGGTCATGTATGAGCaaccttaacatgatgcaaatgctCATCCTCTTCTAGAAACGAGTGGTGGAATTATGGGTTGCTGTGGTTCAACTACACTTTGTGTGGATGAATATTTTGGTTGTCTCTGTAATTCGTATGAATATTTTAGACAGTGTAGTGCACAAGGCTCCTGCTGATGCAAGGATTGTGGAGGGTCAATATGTGCATACTTACACCTATATAGGATGTTTTTTACTCTGGCCCTtgattcacagctttacatgtcatcaCTATAGTAAAAGGGTGGTTTTTGCCTATAGTATGAATTTAGCGCATCTGTTTGTTAGCTTACATGAATGTATGATTAATGATTAGTTATGTTGTTGCTGTAGGGAATCCTGATCAACTTGAGTTAGGTCTTGGTTGTCTGAAAAAAAGGGGATTGAGATTTTATCATGTACTATGTTGTCCAGAAATCGGCTCCAGGTCATGTCTGAGTCTAGCTGCTTCAAGTTTGTAACCCCTGATTGAAATGTTATGTGCTTAGGTTTGATTCTGTGGTTAACTTAAAACTACTTGAGCTTCCAATCAGAGACTAGATATGCAAGCAGCATATTGTTCTAGAAATCGTAAAACAAACATATCCTGAATTGTCTGCTTCAAGATAGTTTGGACAATTATTCTCATCGATGGCCAactacttttttgtttttttgcagATGTGCTTAATATAATCTTTCTTGTTACATGAAGTTTAACATTTATTTCATATGGAATCATACTAGAGCTTAGTTAGACTAGAAGTACCTTTTTTTGTCTCGACAGCCATTTGGAAAAAACTGTAGTTGCTTGCTTATGAAATTTACCCGATAGTAGTGAGGTATTTGGAAACTCTGATGTGTTTACCTCATTTCTTCAGTAAGGATTCATTCTCTGTATCATGTTGTTGTTTCTGAACTACCTTTAAATCTAGACAACCATTTGAAAATACTGTAGTCGCTGTCTTACGACAATTAACTGATAATTGTAGGACTATTTGAAACTCTAATGCATATACCTCCTTTCTTCAGTAATGATTCGTTCTCTGTATTATATTTTCGTTTCTGTAGTTTGAAGGGAATTGATGATTGTTACAATTCTTTTTAGTATTTTTGGAGGAATTGCATGTACCTCTAGCATTATTCTAGTTGAGCTTCAGCAGTTACTGTATTTGTAGTTGGGAGATATACATTTGTGTATAGGAGTCACACTCCATCTATGACTGGAACCTTACATTGGATAAGTTACTGGTTTATTCATTATTGTTAGTCCTTAGAGTTTGTATTGACTAAGCCATATAAGATGTCTGACTGGTTTATGCAATGGATATAGTATGAGGCATCTGTCTACATTTTTCAATATACTAAAAACTCAGGATGATGCATCAGTTTGTACTTTTCTCTTATGAATCAAATTTGTGTGGCATATGTGATTGTAATCTTAATTTCCTGCTGGTGTTCCATATAGTTCCCAGGATAATGATTGCCATTTTTGTGTTTTAGTTATATTCAAGTATAGGTTTTATTTATTTACTAGAAGCTGTTGATTTAGCATTGTGGTATCACTTTCTACTTAATCTGTGGATAGGTTCATCAATAAATTTTACTTCCAATTGTTTTAGCTATATTCATTCGATGGACCTTGTGTCTGATTCTTGTGTCTCCATCGGTCTTGCAGTTTAAGAATGTACAATACACTAGTGGAGAGGTGCTTTTCCGAATGCGTGGACACCTTCCGTCGCAAATCTCTTGATAAGCAAGAAGAAACATGCGTTCGCAGGTGTGCCGAGAAATTTCTGAAGCATTCGATGAGGGTCGGCATGAGATTTGCAGAGCTGAATCAGGGTGCTCCCACTCCAGATTAAGCGTTCTAGAACCCGTCACAACTCAGTTCAGCCACTGAATTCAAGATCAGTTAGCATCAATTCTATTATTTGCTGATGATTGAACCCTCTAAATGCGTGGTAAACAATTTCGACTTGCTTTGCTTCTAGCATTAGCTTTCCGCTTGCATCATGTCATTGCCAAATAAATTTGGTCATATGTAACAAATTATGATTACATTATGTGATATCTGAGTATTGTTGTGTTCACTTCAGTTAGTTCTCGAGGTTTCAGAGGCGTCTTCTCGTTCGCAGTTTGTGCCCATGGAGTGGGTTAAGATATGTTCACGCGGTTGTCAAATCACAGCGTATTGCACATCCGTCTCTTCCAATCCGTGTAATCATATAGTTcgattcggattcggattcggattcgggTTCGGGTTCGGGTTCGGGTTCGGATTCAAGAGGTGCTCTGATAGAACCGGTTTGTTCGGTCTCTCTATGAATGGGTCGTCTTTCTTCCCCGATTTCATCTGTCTCAATCGTCGCACACCCCCTTCATCTTCTCTCCTTCAGAGGAAACCCTAGCTTCCATCTGGGAAGATGCCGGCGACCGCGGGGCGCGTCCGGATGCCGGCGAACAACCGGGTGCACAGCAGCGCCGCTCTGCAGACCCACGGCATATGGCAGAGTGCCATCGGGTACGACCCTTACGCCCCCGCCAACAAGGACTCGGCCAAGGAATCCGCACTCCCCGGCGAGGATGGCTCCGCCGCCGAGAACGCTTATGCCAGCTTCCAGGGACTCCTCGCCCTCGCCCGCGTCACCGGCTCCGGATCCAACGAGGCCCGGGGCTCCTGCAGGAAGTGCGGCCGCGTCGGCCACCTCACCTTCCAGTGCCGCAACTTTCTCAGCGCCAAGGATTCCGCTGTTTTCGACAAGGACAAGGACGCCGACGCCATTCAGGCCGCTGCCCACACCGCCTTCGAGCAGATCAAGAAGTCCAGCGGACTCGAGCCCGAAAGcagcgaggaagaggaagaggagagcgaTAGCTCGGACTCCGACATTGATCCAGATATTGAGAAGATCATCGCTGCACGATTCAGTAAGAAGTCGAGGAAGAGGATGGAGGACAATTCTGAAGAGAAGAAGGGGAGTCAGTGGTGGCAACGGAGATCCAAGAAGAGGAGTGACAATAAGAACTCAGGTGGGGGCAACGACCCCGATAGCGAAGAAGAGgacgagaagagggagaagaggaggaggcataGGCGTTCTGATGATGACGGGGAGGAGAAACCACGGCATAAGCATAGTAGGAAGAGTAGGAAGGATAAGAAGACGAGGAGGCATAGGAAAGATGATTCTGATGATGAGTCAGAAGGGAAGTCTGATAGGCATCACCGCCACCACCATAAACGGAAGAATTCGCAGAGGAATGACTCTGAGAGCGACTCTGATGAGCATGAACAAACTAGGAAGAAGAGGGCATATTCCGAGAATGGTTCAGAGAGCAATGGATCAGATGACTTGCACTTGAGAAAGGGGAAGAAATCTTCCAAGCATAGATGCAGGAACCACCAGCGCAAGAAGAGAAATTGACAAAGTGTCTGGACTCACCTAATCTTTCAAAGGTTGCGACATCGAGCAAAGGAAAACAGTGCAACTCTGTTGATATTGATAACAATGACGAATCACTTGATGAGGATAAAAGGAGGACAACTTATTCGATTGTCTCTAAGGGTGACTGGTGTATAGGATTTGCTGCAAATATGCTATGTATTAGGTAAATGCAAAAACCTCTATGTTCTTAATAGTGTCTTAAACAGGGATTTTAAACATGGTTTTACAATACGATGCAAGTCTTCTTGATGCATACAATAACCTACTTATTGTTTAACTAGGGTCTGTCATTGGAAGTAGAATTGAAGAAGCTCCACTGTGCTTCAGATTTCTTGTATGGATTGCtgaagcatgatgtagaactaatTTTGATGCACTTGGACATATTCGTATGAAATTGTCTCCTCTTGTACCTAGAAAGTATATTTTAGTTGTAGTTTAAGCCATTGGTCTTTTGTCAATGTTTTTTCCTTGATCAATTAATTGTGACTCTATCACAATGTGTAAGGACTGAGTTATGAACAAAAGAAGTAGCAATTATGAAGAATTATGAAGATAGTGTTGACTGGATATTAGTGTTGTCTACCTGTGATTAATTTTATCTGAAACTCCTGATGGATTCGATTTGGCTTTATTAGATTAGGTTGATCTGTGGTGGGTCTTCTCCAGGTAGAATTGACTAGGCATTTTTGGAGACATTTATCATCATTTACTGGATTCATTGATGTCTAAAGGAGCTTTCAAAAAGATGATGATGCTGCTCAGCTGGGTCAAGCATAGTGAATCAAACATGTGGTGATGTGCTCTGTTGCTTGTGCATCATGAACTATTTTTTAATGCAGGACTCGGAGAAGACCCTTGTCAAACTTCTAATTCATGTGATTCTATGTCATCTTGCAAGACATATACATGGTCTTTGGAAACAAGAGATTAAAGAATATTTGGGATGAAGGTGTGCTTTTTGACTTTAATGGATGTGAGATACCTGAGACTTGTAGGAGTTTCTATTTAAATTCTCATACATCTTGCAGTCAACATGAAAACATGATGGAAGGTAAGAATCTTTAGAATGTGGTGGACAGAATACCATGTACATCTTAGTTCATCCTTTTTCAAGGTGCCCCCTTAGTGCATCACCACAAACAAGTGGAGGAAAGTTAATTGGCAACCATTGGCTCAGTTTGATGCATTTATCCTGTTCAACTGGAGAAAAATCTATCAGATGTACAGAATGATGATAGTTTTGGGAAATCAATGGCTCAGTTTGTGATATATATTGCCGTTCTATAATTGTCTTGCTGCTCCACAAAAGATATGGGCAAATGGTTTGTGCAAATTATGATGGATCATTATGGTGGTGCCACATTACTCACTAAAAAGTAAGCATGAAAGTTATGTTGTATGAATTGGCTTAATGTGCATTATTCCACTGCATGTTTCCTTCATCTCTGCTCCATTTACGATGGCTGACAAAAGTCGTCTGTTCATGTGACGATCTCGGTTCGCCTGCTTTCGGCGAACTTGGTGTTTGATCACCACCTTGCCTCTCCCTAAGCTTCAAGCTGCGGCCAGTGACCCGT comes from the Musa acuminata AAA Group cultivar baxijiao chromosome BXJ1-10, Cavendish_Baxijiao_AAA, whole genome shotgun sequence genome and includes:
- the LOC135595210 gene encoding uncharacterized protein LOC135595210, yielding MGTPWTLFDPYLLLFSLVLVAVFGVAAFFLEHMRRIGCKHSLERTASSDDFFEDPNSLKKVRCPSVFDQAEKYISLIIPAFNEEHRLPGAFAETINYLQKRSASDKSFSYEVLIVDDGSSDRTSNVAFDFVRKYKIENVRVLILGRNHGKGEAIRKGMLHSRGELLLMLDADGATKITDLEKLECQICTLAEKVKELNPDDQSLKLSDIEVAAFGSRAHLEKQALATRKWYRNLLMKGFHLVVLLTAGPGIRDTQCGFKMFTRTAARRLFTNMRLKRWCFDVELVYLCKHLSIPMIEVSVNWSEIPGSKVRLTSIIHMLFELILIRLGYGLGIWKIHT
- the LOC103999920 gene encoding CAX-interacting protein 4-like, with product MPATAGRVRMPANNRVHSSAALQTHGIWQSAIGYDPYAPANKDSAKESALPGEDGSAAENAYASFQGLLALARVTGSGSNEARGSCRKCGRVGHLTFQCRNFLSAKDSAVFDKDKDADAIQAAAHTAFEQIKKSSGLEPESSEEEEEESDSSDSDIDPDIEKIIAARFSKKSRKRMEDNSEEKKGSQWWQRRSKKRSDNKNSGGGNDPDSEEEDEKREKRRRHRRSDDDGEEKPRHKHSRKSRKDKKTRRHRKDDSDDESEGKSDRHHRHHHKRKNSQRNDSESDSDEHEQTRKKRAYSENGSESNGSDDLHLRKGKKSSKHRCRNHQRKKRN
- the LOC135595211 gene encoding mitochondrial import inner membrane translocase subunit Tim9-like gives rise to the protein MDKSMLGDLESLPEEDKIRMSAMIDQLQIRDSLRMYNTLVERCFSECVDTFRRKSLDKQEETCVRRCAEKFLKHSMRVGMRFAELNQGAPTPD